A single Syntrophorhabdales bacterium DNA region contains:
- a CDS encoding methyltransferase domain-containing protein, with protein sequence MAEEDRKTFFDRHAASWDKRFHDVGEHARLSQLVASFGLAVGNAVLDVGTGTGVLLPFLREIIGWNGRLVAMDFSFKMLQHAAERGQSAGAVLLNASVESIPFCSHQFDCVTCFAAFPHFPDKEKALLEMVRVLRPGGKVGIAHLKSAEEINRLHGHIGGAVACDHLPHAEALRLLMEKSGLTGISLINQPGRFLAEGRKA encoded by the coding sequence ATGGCAGAGGAAGACAGGAAAACATTCTTTGATCGTCATGCAGCGTCGTGGGACAAACGGTTCCATGATGTCGGAGAGCATGCGCGGCTATCACAGCTGGTGGCTTCATTCGGGCTGGCTGTCGGAAATGCCGTGCTCGACGTGGGCACCGGCACAGGTGTTCTTCTTCCATTCCTTCGCGAGATTATCGGCTGGAACGGTCGCCTCGTTGCCATGGACTTCTCATTCAAGATGTTGCAACACGCCGCAGAACGAGGCCAATCTGCGGGTGCAGTGCTCTTGAATGCCAGTGTCGAATCGATACCTTTCTGTTCGCACCAGTTCGATTGTGTGACCTGCTTTGCTGCCTTCCCGCATTTTCCGGATAAAGAGAAGGCGCTTCTAGAGATGGTCAGGGTCCTGCGGCCGGGAGGGAAGGTGGGCATAGCCCATCTCAAGAGTGCCGAAGAGATAAACCGATTACATGGGCACATTGGCGGTGCAGTGGCCTGCGATCACCTGCCGCACGCTGAGGCGCTGCGGCTTCTCATGGAAAAATCTGGGCTCACCGGTATTTCACTCATCAACCAGCCAGGCCGCTTCCTCGCGGAAGGAAGGAAAGCCTGA
- a CDS encoding flagellar basal body rod C-terminal domain-containing protein — MISGIGASLAGVAAFEKKLSATAENIANSNTKDYKKSESVITEDDAGLPELSLKRIDTPGPLVQESDGTISEQSNVDLAEELTQSIVAQRGYEANIKALQTQNRMLGTALDILV; from the coding sequence ATGATCAGCGGGATCGGAGCATCACTGGCCGGTGTTGCAGCCTTCGAGAAAAAACTTTCTGCCACCGCAGAGAACATCGCCAACAGCAACACAAAGGACTATAAGAAAAGCGAGTCGGTGATCACGGAGGATGACGCCGGGTTGCCTGAGCTCAGCCTCAAGCGCATCGACACCCCGGGGCCCCTGGTTCAGGAATCAGACGGAACGATTTCAGAACAATCAAACGTGGACCTCGCCGAAGAACTGACCCAGAGCATTGTGGCGCAGAGAGGGTATGAAGCGAATATCAAGGCTCTTCAAACCCAAAATCGCATGCTGGGTACGGCACTCGATATCTTAGTCTGA